In Cryptomeria japonica chromosome 10, Sugi_1.0, whole genome shotgun sequence, a genomic segment contains:
- the LOC131051667 gene encoding receptor-like protein kinase HSL1: MAQRSKQNDLFFPIVSHLRLLLILLLTRQRWCSAISEEGSILLWIKEESWIDSHGALSNWNVSDRNPCAWNGVHCDSAMAVTQINLTGASISGNLTSAICGLANLTSLIIQGNHFGGLFPSALLQCKLLQRLDLSYNLFHGSLPNTIHELGELRVLNLAGNAFSGPVPPAFELLSKIEALFFHENSLSGKIPSFLGNLTTLTNFSIGDNPLQPGVLPSELGNLKRLQQLWLYNCTLIGKIPNFFLNLTQLESLDMSKNRLSGEIPTSITALSNMTELLLWGNNLSGQIPANIGELSSLSMLDLSDNQLSGEIPDGIANLTYLDTLNLMQNQLTGSIPAGLDQLQYLTRLKLFNNSLTGSLPQNLGKNSNIFLIDIVGNYFEGPLPKNLCNHGTLYGLTISSNSFNGSLPSSLESCNSLQYALLNDNRLSGKIPECLWGSPNLVRLLLHNNEFEGPIPAAIGKAKNLSMLYIGSNQFSGNIPPQIGELKSLQYFSAGKNNLSGSIPLELMALPLLETLHLEHNHLSGEIPSQIMSLQRLSQLNLANNELSGTIPETMGSLPLLTSVDLSDNDLEGRIPVELGLLSLSEFNVSGNNLFGHVPDVLNNLAFNSSFEGNQKLCGGGQLRFPSCSSNRKRSARIVVFVIVIVLCCAAVVICIACVYNKRSLICKRKSPNQVSPWVSEEQGK; the protein is encoded by the coding sequence ATGGCTCAGCGCAGTAAGCAAAATGATCTCTTTTTTCCCATTGTAAGTCATTTGAggctcctcctcatcctcctcctgaCGAGACAGAGATGGTGCTCTGCGATCTCTGAAGAGGGAAGCATTCTGCTGTGGATAAAGGAGGAGAGTTGGATTGACAGCCATGGCGCACTCTCCAATTGGAATGTGTCCGACCGTAATCCATGCGCATGGAACGGAGTACACTGTGACTCTGCCATGGCTGTCACTCAAATCAATCTCACTGGTGCCTCGATATCTGGAAATCTCACTTCTGCCATATGCGGTCTTGCAAATTTGACCTCCCTCATAATCCAAGGGAACCATTTCGGCGGCCTCTTTCCCAGTGCTCTTCTCCAGTGTAAGCTCTTGCAGAGGCTGGACTTGTCCTACAATTTGTTCCATGGAAGCCTTCCGAATACCATCCATGAATTGGGCGAGTTGAGAGTCTTGAATCTGGCCGGGAATGCTTTCTCTGGCCCCGTTCCCCCTGCTTTCGAACTGCTCTCAAAGATTGAAGCCCTGTTCTTCCATGAGAACAGCCTGAGCGGCAAAATCCCTTCTTTTCTTGGCAATTTGACGACTCTGACCAACTTCAGCATTGGGGACAATCCCCTGCAGCCCGGTGTGCTGCCAAGCGAGCTCGGGAATTTGAAGCGGCTGCAGCAGTTGTGGCTATATAATTGCACCCTCATCGGAAAAATCCCCAATTTTTTCCTCAATTTGACGCAATTGGAGTCCCTGGATATGTCCAAGAATCGTCTCTCTGGTGAAATTCCAACCAGTATAACAGCTTTATCGAACATGACAGAGTTGCTGCTGTGGGGCAACAATCTATCAGGGCAAATTCCGGCGAACATTGGCGAGCTGAGCAGCTTATCCATGTTGGATCTTTCTGACAATCAGCTGAGTGGCGAGATTCCAGACGGAATCGCGAACCTCACATACCTGGATACCCTGAATCTGATGCAGAATCAGCTTACCGGCTCCATTCCTGCAGGCCTTGACCAGCTTCAATACCTGACAAGGTTAAAGCTCTTCAATAACAGTCTCACCGGCTCTCTGCCCCAAAATTTGGGGAAGAACTCCAACATTTTTCTTATTGACATAGTAGGCAATTACTTCGAAGGCCCTCTGCCGAAGAATCTGTGTAACCATGGAACGCTTTATGGGCTGACCATATCTTCGAACAGCTTCAACGGAAGCTTGCCTTCATCTCTAGAATCCTGCAACAGTCTACAGTATGCTCTGCTCAACGACAATCGACTAAGCGGGAAGATTCCAGAGTGTCTCTGGGGTTCCCCAAATCTGGTCAGACTGCTCCTGCACAACAATGAATTCGAAGGCCCAATTCCTGCTGCAATCGGAAAAGCAAAGAATCTGTCCATGTTATATATCGGTAGCAACCAATTCAGCGGAAACATTCCTCCACAGATTGGAGAGCTGAAAAGCCTCCAGTATTTCTCTGCGGGCAAGAACAATTTGTCCGGGTCCATTCCTCTAGAGCTCATGGCTTTGCCCCTTTTGGAAACCCTGCATCTCGAGCATAACCATCTCTCAGGAGAAATTCCCAGTCAGATAATGTCGCTGCAGCGTCTAAGCCAGCTCAATCTGGCCAACAACGAATTGAGTGGTACAATTCCAGAAACAATGGGCTCCTTGCCCCTGCTAACATCTGTTGATCTATCCGACAATGATCTTGAGGGCAGAATCCCTGTGGAATTAGGACTGCTAAGCTTAAGCGAGTTCAATGTATCAGGTAATAACTTGTTTGGCCATGTTCCTGATGTTCTCAATAATTTGGCTTTCAATTCGAGTTTTGAGGGCAATCAGAAACTATGTGGCGGCGGCCAATTGCGGTTCCCTTCTTGTTCTTCCAACAGAAAACGGTCGGCAAGAATTGTAGTATTTGTGATAGTGATTGTGTTGTGTTGTGCAGCAGTAGTAATATGCATAGCCTGTGTGTATAACAAACGATCATTGATCTGTAAACGCAAAAGCCCTAATCAAGTGAGCCCATGGGTAAGTGAGGAGCAAGGTAAATGA